The genomic region gaaacattattaataaGTATCTATTAAatgcattgatttttaaaaatgctcaataaaatatttttttttaaatactataaGAAGTCCCCAGGAACACTTTTTATTTGGTTCAAGGTATGTTCAAAGTCAAAGAACAACCACAATACAAGAATTAATTAAATAGCAGAATTTATACTGTAAAGGTAAGCAACGGGTACACTTGCAATATCATCCAAATTGATGAGAACGAAACAAATGTATCACCTTAAAAAGACATATCAACAGTAAATACAGTGTACGTTTctaaaaataacatacattttaaataagtaCTTATCAAATGCCTTTTTTTAAATgctcaataaaatatttattataaaaagttcCTGTGGACACTTTGACACTTTTGGTTCAAGGTTTGTCCAAAGTCAACGATATTATGAGACTATGGCGCTAGTTTATACATTGCTGGCATGATGTAAATAACCTCTAATTCACATTATTAATTTTTGATGAAAAATAAAGTACATATTGGTAAGTAACGTGTCTTTTTGTGACTTTTTGTTTATTATGCTcacccaaaaaattttggggggagcatatagtcgccgcttcgtctgtctgtccgtccctccTATATgtatgcactatatgtacagttaatggaaaatttaaaatggccataactctgtgaaaaatcatccaaccagaacccgctgataatatgcacatcacctcttggtagtgaagcttcccataattttttattgaaatccaGTCATTAGCTGCTGAGAAAAagtccagacaagaattgcactatatgtgcagttaatggaaaatttcaaagggccataactctgtgaaaaatcatccgaccagaacccgctgataatatgcacatctcctcttggtagtgaagcttcccataaagtttcattgaattctggtcattagttgctgagaaatagccaggacaagaattgcactatatgtacagttaatagaaaatttcaaagggccataactctgtgaaaaatcatccgaccagaacctgctgataatatgcacatctccttttggtagtgaaacttcccataaagtttaattgaaatccggtcattagttgctgagaaatagcccggacaaaaattgtacacggacggacacaccgacggacagacgaagcgtcgactatatgctccccccaaaataaattttaggggagcataaaaattaatAGAATAAAGAAAGTTTATTAACACAGAGGATTTTGGTAAAGATAGACGTAATAGACATGTAACATTGATGTGAAGTTCTGAAGGTATCAGTATTAAATATACAATATCTTAAACAATCTAAAACATGTCATGATTGTTtatctttaacatttttaatgttctTTGAATGATTTAACATGTTAGTATATAGTACAGTCCCTCGGCACCTCCAGTGTGCAAAAAAGAGTGAAAgctgatttatatatcattttttaggtaaatgtctgaagtgtcagaaaattttgGGTGGACATGCCGCGTGATGGTAGGTTTTTtgtaatccaagatggcgtccaagatggccgccaaaaataataaaaaaaacagttatcTGTTTTTCAGTCTGAACTTTCTGAATTTGAATAAAATTCTTAATTTTTCTTGAATTAACATtggaaaacatgtttttgtcGCAAAATATGTCACTTTTGGCCATATCTTtcgacaaatatttttaaaaaatgaaaaaaagtatcaaaaaaatgcgaaaaaaggcATAAAAATTGAAAGTGAGTGCAAACTTTCAATTCTGttgcttttaattttataaattatttcaattttatagctGTGTAGTGTACGGGCATCAATACTCTTTACATTGATGCTTTTTTCATCTAAAACGGACACAGCATTGTTgacttatttcaatttaaaagtgGGTGGTGTAAATCAGAATTcaacacaaaattacaaaacTGCCCTATTAGAAATACTTAAAAGTGACTTTGCgttgtatttaataaaaaacatctGTACTATGTGATAAATTAATTGGTTTTGGTACAATAAATATACCTGAAAAGTAAATGAACAACCCATTCTTTGTTGGGTTTTTTCGAATAAAGGTTGGTTACCATGGTAACGTTTTACATTATTATTGTTGCATGTAAGGAATACAACTAAAAATCATCTTACTTTTATAACATGGCTATTTGCATTATTAATAAATGCGTAAGTCAGCCTGTTTTAAGTGTGTTTTCGAATGGACATAGATTTTGATGAACTGTCTAATacacagttacttccctttgatgAAATTACGCCATTTGTAAtacagcagacgacacattttTATAGAAGAAATTGTGATTGTTACAGATTATTTTGATAGTTTCCAGGTTAGTACTTTTCAtagaaatatgcaaatattttatatgtgtttataaaaATGCAGATGACAAAAGAAATTAAAGAATTTGAATAAGGAAAAGGGTCACGCATGGGTATTTCTAAAAGTGTAATAGTGTTCGGATATGCAAATTTCggatataatattaaaatgctaCCTACACAAAGAGTATTTATTTCTATTGCATAGATggcattataaaatatataattactgAAAATGGTCATGTACGGATAATTTTTAAAGTGTAACAGTAATCGGATAAACAATATtcagatataataataaaatactagaTCTATCAAGACTCACAAACTGTTTTCATTTTACTGCACTAATGACCTAATATCAAAAATATCAAACAAGTATAATTTATTTCAACCGAAAGTAGAAGCTTTATCGAAATTTCTAGTTTTGAAATATCTTTTTCATATATCTTTTCTAATTTTGTTAGATGTTCAAAAcgcatgtttgttttgtatagCTGTTAAGAGTCTAGCATGAGTTAATTAAAGTGTTAAATTTTACAAGCAcccaaagttatttatatttgatcATTTATTCTTATTACATTGCAATATTTATTACATTGCAATATAGCCTGTTTTATGCATTTAAACGCTatataaaagataaaaaataatacacgcaaaattaatattttcagaaaGATAATCAACCCGTTAGCACTGAATCGAAACCTGTTCTTCGATAGAAGTCGGTGAATAGAAGGCAGCCATATAGACATGTAGACGGagttaaaataagaaatagaCAGGTACATGCTTAACTTTAATGATTATGTTATAACTGATGAGATTAAAATGGATATAATTTCAAATTGATAACAAATTGATGATCATGAGGATGTATATTGATAACAATTTTCTCTTTGTTTATTATCCAATCTTATACAAATGATTGTCCATGCGTAAGCTAATGTCACATTAATTCATGTCATTTCATTATACCTTCAGACAGATAAGTAACCCGTTTGAGCTGAATTTCCTGTTCTTGGATATAAAGCAGTCAACAAAATGTAGGAGGCAGAAGTTAAAATGATTGACTTTACAGGTACTTAGATTTATTGTAACATCGTTGTTATTtctaatgataataatgatgatctCTTTACATATGATAATACTAAtaacgaaaataataaataaaaaattattggtaaaataaaaaattaagctGTATACATAAATAGATTtgatacatgaaaataaaatgataatactaatatcaataaaatgattttttttcagcaATTGCACTGACATGAAGCATGTTCTTAGATAGAAAGAAATTTCTTTACAAACAGACAAACATACTAGATGAACAAAATACTAAAGGTATGATATTAATATCAGTTATAATAGaaacagataattaaaaaaaaaatcaaatgaaaacagAAATGCATGAACAAAATGTACCTACATCAATTGTAATGTTTAATGTcttatttataaatgataatgATATCACACGTTTAGCAAGATTATAACtaattaaaatgttatgttttcattttcagaaagtctGGACTGACAGAGTACAAGTACACTCTGCAATGAGTATTTCGATGTCTCACTAGTAAAGATGAAGACTAGTAGTTGCTTCTTTTTATTACAAGGTATGCAACAGCTAGTTTTGCTTAAACTGAACATGGTTTTGTAAACTAATATAGTACAAGAATCCGGTGCATATGATACAATATGCAGCTTTATACAGTTTAATAAGGtgcattttaaatacacaaaaaatatacatgtatacatgtatctatTCAATGATTCTTGACAAATATATATACGGACATGCATAGTGGTTTTTATTACCTGTGTCGGTTATGTGAAGGCACCCATAACCTTTCTTTTTTCAGAAACCTAAATGAACAAAATGAGTGGAAATCCGAGAAAACGACCAAGAAATGTCTCAGATGATGTTGACATCACAAGATGCATTATCTgccaaaatgaaacaaaatatccaACAACTGGCACTGAAAGAGGCAGGATAGCCATTCAAGAAGCTGCTGAGATACGAAAGGATATAGTTCATGATAGACTGCTGAGATTAGAcaataacaattttgtttatcATGTCACAAATTATTGTTATAAGTCATATACACATAAAAAATCATTGCTTAATTTATCAAACGATAGCACGTCTACTAAAACtgacgataataataaaaatacatcaactCGAATACATCGTTCTGATGCCAAACCAAGAAGCAAGTCACTTATAAAGGAAAGTCATTATAAGactgtatgtattgtatgttgCCAAATAAGATATAAAGGTAAGCATGACAAATCAAGGATTTCAGACAGTTCCATGGCCAGAAATTTTCTAAAGGCTACCGTTTCCATGCAAGATGATGTGTTTTTACGCACATGTGATTTACAAGATGAACATTCAGTGTTTGGCGCAAACTTGTATTACCATAAGCTTTGCATGCTAAATTACTTTAGACGATACGATGATACGAGGACTACATTGGAGTTAGGTGATAACCGGAATTCACTTAGACAGAGGTTATTTAGTACATGTGTCAGTGACTTGGAAGAAAAAATACAATCTAAAAGCACAGTTTCCCTAAGCGATTTGAGGGACCATTTGAACAAATCACTGCCTGCTAATCAAATAAAATTTAGTAACAGACAATTGAGGATGATGATATATGATCATTTTGGTGAAGATATTTATATCACTAGGGGATCAAGAATTTACGAATCTGCCAAGGTAATATCAGCACAAAATGCAGTAGCAACTACAGATGTTGACCCGAATAATATCCTAAAGCAATGTGCACAAGTTCTTCGTGATGAAGTCTTAAAAACTGATTTTGATCTGTGTGATAGATTCTGCGACTCAAATGAACTTAAAGATTCTTGGGACAACACAAAGATTCCTACAGCATGGCACATATTCTTCGGTACTCTCTTTAAGATCGACAAACAAACTAAACGAAGACGGGGTTCAAAATATCACAAAATATCTACCGATTGTGGTACCGATGCTGTGAATGATAAATGTGGAAACAGTATTGACAACGACACATCTAATGATTCTGACATCGGGGATGAGAATGAAACACTCGATAGTGCTAACGGAAAccatgatgacgatgatgattatgatgatgaggtAGAGGAGGAGGATGACAATGTCGACGCTAATGTTGATGAAAATGATGAAACCATTCACGACCATGATATTTCTACAGATGATGTGATAGATAGAGCGAGAAGAGAAGAAAAAAAAGATCACAGAGAGAGAAAAACAACCAGAATGAAGGCACTTTTTCAAGTGATCTTTTTCAACCTGCACAATGGCAGAAAAAGAACTCCGTTGCACATAATGAATGCACAATCGATACATGACAAATGCAAAAGTAGAGAGCTAATTACCTGCATGAATCATTTTGGCTTAGGCATAAGTTACAATGAACTGCAGAAATACCACAATGATATGGCAAGCTTCATTGTAACGACAAGTTCAGAAACAGTGCCATTACCAAGCCATTTTCACAAAGACATGTTCACAACCGCAGCATTTGATAATTTCGACCACGAAGAAGCTACATTATCGGGGATCAATGGGAGCCATGACACCGTGTCTGTCCTTTTTCAGGAAAAGACAAATGTCATGAACAGAAAGCCATTAATTTCACAGACGGGTATCATTCACGGATCAAAACCGTTTCAAGGAACACTACAATGCCAATGTCTACAACCTTATACTAGGCCCTCCAGAAAGCCACGGCTAAATGCGGAGTTCATAGTATGCAATGACACAATTGCAGAAGATGAAGAAAAGCAAGAAAAAGTACGTCAAAGCGATACAGCATGGATATTGAGCAGAATGAATTTACTGGACACAGACAACACTGATAAAGACATGCCACATATGAAGACAACGATCCAGTCAATACCTTCCTGGAGTGCGTTTAATTCCCTCATGTCAAAAGCTGATGTGCCGGAAATGACAGTTGGATTTCTGCCAGTAATCCCATATCCTGTCACTGATTACCAGACCATAAACACTGCCTTAAAGAACTTCCAGAAGGTATTAGTACAACTTGACCAAAAGAATCTCCCTGTAACATGCGATGAAGGTGTGTATCACATTGCACGTGAAATTATTATGGCTAATCCGCAGGACTTTTCCGACATTGTACTTATGCTTGGGTCATTCCACATGACTAAGGTATTCCTTGGCTGTATTGGACGCTACCTTAGAAACAGCGGTGCTGAAAATATATGGGTGGAAAATTGTGTATTTGGTCCAAACGTTGTTCAGTCGGTATTAGCCGGTTCTCATTATGCACGCTCGTTTAAAGGCATGTTATTGTTAAGTGAAGCCATGGAACGCCTTCAGTGGATAGCATTTTTTGAGGAGCATGGAATTTCAGAATACGAAAGAGAGCTTGAAACATTAGCAAATCTTCAACAAGCTGTAGCAGCAAAGGATATGGAAAAAAGTGTACAGCTGTTAGATACATTCGAAATTACAGCAGTAGATATGTCCCGAGAGTTTACAGTATTCAGAAAAGAGAAAAGTTCAAAAAGCGAGACATTTCTTTATTGGGATCAATTCATAGAGCTTGTCAGACTTTTGAGAAATCATGTTCGGGCAGATCGAGAAGGGGATTGGATTCTACATCTTTATACAGTCCAATCAATTTTGCCTTTCTTTGCAATTTTTGACTGTACGAATTATTTGAGGTGGTGCTCTCTTTATCTGGAAGACATGAGACGGCTTCAAAACACTGCTCCAGATGTATACTCTAATTTCATGAAAGGAATGTTTGTTGTCAAACGAACATCAGGAAATTTTAGAGCTGTTGCGGCAGACCAGAGTTTAGAGCAGACTATAAACAAGTCACAGAAGAGCAGCGGTGGCATCATTGGAAGTTCTAGAAAGAAGGATTTTGTCTCTGAGTGGGAAATGATATATCATGAGATGATATCGGTCAGCACTCTTCATAGAGAACTTGGCAGAGCAAAGCCTTTTCTTCATGAGATAACAGTACATCATGAATTTTCAGTTTCAGAAACAAAGTCAAGAGAGAAAAATGTAACAGACATGATGGAATACATTAAGCTGTATGAAAACCCTTTCAAGATCAACTGCAATACTGATCCAAAGCTACACAATATTATTACACAGGAAGTCATGACCGATGACATTCGTGAACACATGACAAACGTCAAAGTAAAAGGCAAAGAGCTGTACACTGAATTTCGCCGAGAGAGATTAGTTTTGAAAGATAAGGCCCTTTCTGACACCATTCACAGAAACAACATCAAGACATGCAATTCAATCAGTGCACAGTCACCTTCAGGAGTCTTGTCCAAAAAGAAGCAAAAAGATAAAGATGAGGCTTTGGGACACAGAAGTATTGAAATATGTCAAGCAAGAGGCCATTGTACAAAGGAAATTTTCAAATATGATCTCGTGCAATCAAATTGCATGTTTGATAAAGAGGGTTTCATAACGAAGCCGCAGAAAAGTACCCTCGTTCATGAGCTCGAGAAATTTATAGCCGAAACGGAAAGCACATCACACTCAGTATGGCAAGAGATTCCAACAGTTTATTTAATAGATGTAATGGCTAATGTGAGAAAAGTCTCCCTCAAAAATATACGAACATTTGGTGACCTCTGCGAATCCTTCATCAAGATGACCCTATGCATATGCAGTAAAGCTGACAGAATCGATTTCGTATTTGACACATACAAGGAAATGTCAATTAAAGATTCAGAGAGAACCAGACGAGGAAATACAAAACCGATTGAAATAAGTACAGTTATGAAGGACACCCCATTACCAGTACGCATGGAAACATTTTGGCCATCAGGAAAGAACAAGACAAGGCTTCAATACCTATTAAGAACTGCGATTCTTGGATATCAGTGGCAACACAATATACACATTGTTGTTAGCAGAATAGATCAACCAGAACATGAAACACCATGTGTATCTgttgtaaataaaacattgaaccCCCTGCCTGAGCTGGATCTTTCAATGGAAGAAGCCGATGTGCGAATGATTCCCCATGCCGTCAATGCAACTGCCGAAGGATCAAGACGATGTGTTATCATTTCTGGTGATACAGATGTCGTAGTGTTAGCACTTCACTTCTTCAGCATCCTTCAATTACGTGGACTGCAGGAACTTTGGATCCGTGCAGGAATAGGAAACTCCACTCGATATATCCCATTGCACAAGATTGCACAAAAGAAGCCTGCTTTGTGTAAAGTTTTAATAGCTGCTCATATTTTAACTGGGTGTGATATGACGAGCAAGGTGGGAACAAAATTGTCAGCGTTGAAAGTATGCCCGGAACAGTATTTAGAGGACTTTGGGAAAAGCCTTGACAAACATGAGCAAGACCTAGCGATTTCAAAAGCAGAAAACTACCTGGTCAAAGTGACAAAGCCCGGTACGCCTTGTACAACAATGGATGAGTTAAGATATACGTTGTATCACCAGCGTAAAGCAATGGACTTGTCTGAACTTCCGCCGACAAGTGCAGCCATACGTTTGCAAATACTAAGATGTATATTTGTTTGCTATATGCAAATGCATTGTCTTATTGCAGTCACAGCAAATCCCACAGACTTTGGGTTTGAAGAGAAAGATGGACTTTTACTACAGTCAAACCCAAAAGTGTTTGTTCCAAAGAACCTTGTGTTGGTTTGTTCCTGCACAAAGTGTTCTACAAAGCGTTGTGTATGCAGGAAAGCTGGTGTACCTTGTTGTATTTACTGCAAGTGTAAAAGTGGGAAATCAGATGGCTGCTGCAAGAACCCACATGTACTTCTTTCAGTACCAATGGTATTGTAAACTCAACAGCATCCAACAATAGTGATTATTCGGGGTTGCACTCTATAAATTGAATGTATCGCAAATGATCTTTTGACAGAACTCGTTGTCAAAATTAAGATTCATGTACTACACTTCATAGTGCATATTTGACATATAGTTCATTAATTTATGACGTTAAAGTATTTGAAATGAACATAATGTCAAACATATCAAACGTCATGGTTTTGTTCATGTATAGtttacccgtctgtagatctgccgtggaatcatatggaattctatggaaatcgttggatggaattccgtggagtattggcactaactttccatccgattccatgcaatcaatggaaaagtgaaaaaaaaacagaagggggacttgatatgggatggaattccataaaatgccgtggaattccatagaattccgtggcattccatataatgccgtggaattccatagaatgccgtggaattccatagaatgccgtggaattccatagcatgccgtggaattccatagaatgccgtggaattccatagaatgccgtggaattccatagaatgccgtggaattccatggaacgccgtggaattccacggaatgccgtggaattttatagaatgccgtggaattccatagaatgccgtggaattccgtgaaaagctatggaatttaataaaaagctggaataaaatagaaaaaaacaacagattatagatcaaaggcattttattgattttgaaaaacaaatgtgaatgtaactaaaggtttcatcatagaagttaaacaaaaacaagatctggcatcaatcattaaccacacacatgcagtcacagtacatattcaaaaatgagtggttttacattttcataaagtaccaactctcttaaccacaggcatgcatgcacacattcaaaaacacatccataaacatgcacgcatatacaggtgagaacagaaaaacttataaaaggcacaatataaaacatagaagtagaattttacatttctcttatgacaagtatacttcctttctcacatatgttcataaacacacacaattacatgcacacacacatcacgcacaattgttctagag from Dreissena polymorpha isolate Duluth1 chromosome 5, UMN_Dpol_1.0, whole genome shotgun sequence harbors:
- the LOC127831316 gene encoding uncharacterized protein LOC127831316 encodes the protein MNKMSGNPRKRPRNVSDDVDITRCIICQNETKYPTTGTERGRIAIQEAAEIRKDIVHDRLLRLDNNNFVYHVTNYCYKSYTHKKSLLNLSNDSTSTKTDDNNKNTSTRIHRSDAKPRSKSLIKESHYKTVCIVCCQIRYKGKHDKSRISDSSMARNFLKATVSMQDDVFLRTCDLQDEHSVFGANLYYHKLCMLNYFRRYDDTRTTLELGDNRNSLRQRLFSTCVSDLEEKIQSKSTVSLSDLRDHLNKSLPANQIKFSNRQLRMMIYDHFGEDIYITRGSRIYESAKVISAQNAVATTDVDPNNILKQCAQVLRDEVLKTDFDLCDRFCDSNELKDSWDNTKIPTAWHIFFGTLFKIDKQTKRRRGSKYHKISTDCGTDAVNDKCGNSIDNDTSNDSDIGDENETLDSANGNHDDDDDYDDEVEEEDDNVDANVDENDETIHDHDISTDDVIDRARREEKKDHRERKTTRMKALFQVIFFNLHNGRKRTPLHIMNAQSIHDKCKNNTDKDMPHMKTTIQSIPSWSAFNSLMSKADVPEMTVGFLPVIPYPVTDYQTINTALKNFQKVLVQLDQKNLPVTCDEASFNYVDCRNFGSVQE